One genomic window of Halovivax cerinus includes the following:
- a CDS encoding methyl-accepting chemotaxis protein, with amino-acid sequence MGSLHQLVLSFVRRRYRTKFVISILAVVLVIGLVGGVSYVQADQTVRADSNEQLQSTAELQASSIGDWVETMGVQTRTISAAESLRSGDVQEVQAHIVEEQARMSVDVRAIHYVDVETNEIVTSTTPSQRGIALDEIDEPWARSDISSSLAFDDDVWHTETSYEDDVLEDQVMAFASPVNERSDRVAVVIGTLEYRVEQLHQPSSASSTRIVDASGDPVFESTDEAQQMTVDQQSLAAAMAGQSTVDDTGDPVAAYVPVPNSEWVAVTTVPAEEAYGVANSVGWNVLILISLSLVSLGVMGAILGRQTVRPLSRLRDRAAAMEDGDLDVDLETDRVDEIGRLFEGFDSMRTSLKARIDEATTARDDAEDARAETEAMNRHLEATAERYRAVMADCAEGDLTRRLDPSSENEAMNEIARAFNDMIADLEETTARAQAFSRIVAEASQDVTGSAEEVKSASSQMSRSVQEISDGAEKQHENLRSVAGEMEGLSTTTEEIAASSNEVADVAERTAETGTEGRHAAQDAIDGMREIEADSADAVAAIEQLEAEMAQIDELIEFISTLAGETNMLALNANIEASRSGDGGGSGDGFAVVADEVKQLAAETKEAAEDVEERLDSIKSETESVSEAVQQTADRVTEHVDSVENSASALEQVATYAAETNDGVQEISAATEEQAASTEEVVVMVSSATEISEETSDEAQQVAAAAQEQTSAITAVSQRADSLSAQAEELSGALDGFDTDVDIDVQGVETTADESASSGDESSVDDPDSMTWDPAEEAEEPGHFTFDDSTDA; translated from the coding sequence ATGGGTAGTCTACACCAACTAGTGCTGTCGTTCGTCCGACGACGGTACCGAACGAAGTTCGTCATCTCCATCCTCGCGGTCGTCCTCGTTATCGGCCTCGTGGGTGGAGTCAGTTACGTACAGGCCGATCAAACGGTGCGGGCGGACTCGAACGAACAGCTACAGTCGACGGCGGAACTGCAAGCGAGTTCGATCGGGGACTGGGTCGAGACGATGGGCGTCCAGACACGGACGATTTCGGCCGCGGAGTCGCTCCGGTCGGGCGACGTTCAGGAGGTACAGGCCCACATCGTCGAGGAACAGGCACGAATGTCGGTCGACGTTCGCGCGATTCACTACGTCGACGTGGAAACGAACGAGATCGTCACGAGTACGACACCGTCCCAGCGTGGAATCGCCCTCGACGAGATCGACGAACCGTGGGCCCGTTCCGACATCTCGTCGTCTCTCGCGTTCGACGACGACGTCTGGCACACGGAGACGTCCTACGAGGACGACGTTCTCGAGGATCAGGTGATGGCGTTCGCGAGCCCGGTCAACGAGCGGTCCGACCGCGTCGCCGTCGTCATCGGCACGCTCGAGTATCGCGTCGAACAGCTACATCAGCCGTCGTCGGCTTCTTCGACGCGCATCGTCGATGCGAGCGGCGATCCAGTGTTCGAGTCCACAGACGAGGCCCAGCAGATGACCGTCGATCAGCAGTCACTCGCCGCGGCGATGGCCGGCCAGTCGACCGTGGATGACACTGGCGATCCGGTTGCGGCGTACGTCCCGGTTCCCAACAGTGAGTGGGTTGCAGTGACGACTGTCCCGGCCGAAGAGGCATACGGTGTCGCGAATTCGGTCGGGTGGAACGTCCTCATCCTGATCTCCCTGAGTCTCGTCTCACTCGGGGTGATGGGAGCGATTCTGGGCCGGCAGACGGTTCGTCCACTCAGCCGACTTCGCGACCGGGCAGCGGCCATGGAAGACGGAGATCTGGACGTCGATCTGGAGACCGACCGGGTCGACGAGATCGGGCGGCTGTTCGAGGGCTTCGACAGCATGCGGACGTCGCTGAAAGCCCGGATCGACGAGGCGACGACGGCCCGTGACGACGCTGAAGACGCTCGCGCCGAGACCGAAGCGATGAATCGCCACCTGGAGGCGACGGCCGAACGGTATCGTGCGGTGATGGCCGACTGCGCCGAGGGTGACCTCACCCGCCGGCTCGACCCGTCGAGCGAGAACGAGGCGATGAACGAGATCGCCCGTGCCTTCAACGACATGATCGCCGACCTGGAGGAGACGACGGCGCGCGCCCAGGCCTTCTCGCGGATCGTCGCCGAGGCCAGTCAGGACGTCACGGGGAGTGCGGAGGAGGTCAAGTCTGCCTCTAGCCAGATGAGTCGCTCGGTTCAGGAGATCTCGGACGGCGCCGAGAAACAACACGAGAACCTTCGCTCCGTCGCTGGCGAGATGGAGGGGCTCTCGACGACGACCGAGGAGATCGCCGCCTCTTCGAACGAGGTGGCGGACGTTGCCGAACGGACGGCCGAGACGGGTACCGAGGGACGCCACGCTGCACAGGACGCGATCGACGGGATGCGCGAGATCGAAGCCGACTCGGCGGATGCGGTCGCCGCGATCGAGCAACTCGAGGCGGAGATGGCCCAGATCGACGAACTGATCGAGTTCATCTCGACGCTCGCTGGCGAGACGAACATGCTGGCGCTGAATGCCAACATCGAGGCGTCTCGAAGCGGGGACGGCGGCGGCTCGGGTGACGGCTTCGCCGTCGTCGCTGACGAGGTCAAACAACTGGCCGCCGAGACGAAGGAGGCGGCCGAGGACGTCGAAGAACGCCTCGACAGTATCAAGTCCGAGACCGAAAGCGTCTCCGAGGCGGTTCAGCAGACCGCCGACCGGGTGACCGAACACGTCGATTCCGTCGAGAACTCGGCGAGCGCGCTCGAACAGGTCGCCACGTACGCGGCCGAGACGAACGACGGCGTCCAGGAAATCTCCGCGGCGACGGAAGAACAGGCCGCCTCGACCGAGGAAGTCGTCGTGATGGTTTCCTCGGCGACAGAGATTTCGGAAGAGACGTCGGACGAAGCTCAGCAGGTCGCTGCGGCGGCCCAAGAACAGACCTCGGCGATCACCGCCGTCAGCCAGCGGGCCGACTCGCTGTCTGCACAGGCCGAGGAACTGAGTGGCGCTCTCGACGGGTTCGACACCGACGTCGACATCGACGTGCAGGGCGTTGAGACGACGGCTGACGAATCCGCGTCGTCCGGTGACGAATCGAGCGTGGATGATCCCGATTCGATGACGTGGGATCCCGCCGAAGAGGCCGAAGAACCGGGACACTTCACGTTCGACGACTCGACGGACGCCTGA
- a CDS encoding polyprenyl synthetase family protein translates to MERPVRRQALIDDRLEAAVTNVEPPALRDRVSDTALVGGKRVRPMVTVLSCELVGGTPADALDFAVGIELVHTASLVVDDIIDRSPIRRDSPSAWSAFGHDAAIVTSDGLLGEAFALFSADPTAMRTVTAAMVELGEGEAMELVATPSTEAEYMTLARRKTGALFRAAAALGAIAADADPETVDALGEYAERVGVAFQIRDDVLDAVADPETLGKPTGRDASLDRPSLLQVTDLSPDAANERAREQVDLAIDALERVEPVDRDARAYLLELAEFVVEREQ, encoded by the coding sequence ATGGAGCGCCCAGTCCGCCGGCAAGCACTGATCGACGATCGGCTCGAGGCGGCCGTGACAAACGTCGAACCGCCGGCCCTTCGCGATCGTGTATCCGACACGGCGCTCGTCGGCGGCAAGCGAGTCCGTCCAATGGTGACGGTCCTCTCGTGTGAACTGGTCGGCGGAACGCCGGCCGACGCGCTCGACTTCGCCGTCGGGATCGAACTCGTTCACACGGCGTCGCTGGTGGTCGACGACATCATCGACCGGTCGCCGATCAGGCGCGATTCGCCAAGCGCCTGGAGTGCGTTCGGACACGACGCCGCCATCGTCACCAGCGACGGGTTACTCGGCGAGGCGTTCGCCCTGTTCTCCGCCGATCCGACGGCCATGCGAACGGTGACGGCGGCGATGGTCGAACTGGGCGAGGGGGAGGCGATGGAACTCGTCGCGACGCCGTCGACCGAGGCCGAGTACATGACGCTGGCCCGGCGAAAGACGGGCGCACTCTTTCGGGCGGCCGCCGCTCTCGGTGCGATAGCCGCCGATGCGGACCCCGAGACCGTCGACGCCCTCGGGGAGTACGCAGAGCGCGTCGGTGTCGCGTTCCAGATCCGCGACGACGTCCTGGACGCCGTCGCCGACCCGGAAACACTCGGAAAACCGACCGGGCGTGACGCCTCGCTCGATCGCCCTTCGCTGTTGCAGGTGACCGACCTTTCGCCGGACGCCGCGAACGAGCGTGCGCGCGAACAGGTCGACCTGGCTATCGACGCACTCGAACGCGTCGAACCCGTCGACCGGGACGCGCGGGCGTATCTCCTCGAACTCGCCGAGTTCGTCGTCGAGCGAGAACAGTGA
- a CDS encoding hemolysin family protein, with amino-acid sequence MVDIAVSLGRFGIALILVALNGFFVAAEFALVRIRPSVVDRLVDEGRTGAGILDEAMENLDNYLAVTQLGITLASLGLGWAGEPAVAALIEPILGELLPAGTVHLVSFAIAFSIITFLHVVFGELAPKTFAIAETERIALFVALPMKMSYYVLYPGIVVFNGAANGFTSLLGVPPASESEETFTEEELLAILSQSGRKGHVDPDEVEMIHRVFDLDDVSVREIMIPAPDVASLDADDDLAAMRRTVVEIGHTRYPVLDEDGDADGIVGFVDAKDIVRIMEPDAATPETTARELARDLPVVPETARVTDVLAQFQTEGRQLAAVVDEWGAFEGIVTVEDVVEVVVGDIRDEFDEHEPSIRERSDGTYVVDGGVTVTALNDRLDTEIAADKVDTVGGTVLERLGQVPDVGDDVTVGDRTLTVDAVDGNRITSVIVSPGETTDSD; translated from the coding sequence ATGGTAGACATCGCCGTCTCCCTCGGCCGATTTGGAATCGCACTGATTCTGGTAGCACTGAACGGGTTCTTCGTCGCCGCAGAGTTCGCGCTCGTTCGAATCCGACCGAGTGTGGTGGATCGTCTCGTCGACGAGGGTCGAACCGGGGCCGGGATCCTAGACGAGGCGATGGAGAATCTCGACAACTACCTCGCCGTCACGCAGCTGGGCATCACGCTCGCCTCGCTCGGGCTCGGCTGGGCCGGCGAACCGGCCGTCGCCGCACTCATCGAACCGATCCTCGGAGAGCTCCTGCCCGCCGGCACGGTCCACCTCGTCTCGTTCGCCATCGCGTTCTCGATCATCACGTTCTTACACGTCGTATTCGGCGAACTCGCCCCCAAGACGTTCGCCATCGCCGAGACGGAACGGATCGCCCTCTTCGTCGCGCTCCCGATGAAGATGAGTTACTACGTCCTGTACCCCGGTATCGTCGTCTTCAACGGTGCGGCCAACGGCTTCACGAGCCTACTCGGGGTCCCGCCGGCCTCCGAGAGCGAGGAGACGTTCACGGAAGAGGAGCTGCTCGCCATCCTCTCGCAGTCGGGTCGAAAAGGTCACGTCGATCCGGACGAAGTCGAGATGATCCACCGCGTGTTCGACCTCGACGACGTCAGCGTCCGCGAGATCATGATCCCCGCACCAGACGTCGCCAGCCTCGACGCCGACGACGACCTGGCGGCCATGCGACGGACGGTCGTCGAGATCGGCCACACACGATACCCCGTCCTCGACGAGGACGGCGACGCTGACGGAATCGTCGGCTTCGTCGACGCGAAGGACATCGTGCGCATCATGGAACCAGACGCGGCCACCCCGGAGACGACTGCCAGGGAACTCGCCCGCGATCTCCCCGTCGTCCCGGAGACGGCCCGCGTCACCGACGTGCTCGCGCAGTTCCAGACAGAGGGACGACAACTGGCGGCCGTCGTCGACGAGTGGGGCGCCTTCGAGGGAATCGTCACCGTCGAAGACGTCGTCGAGGTCGTCGTCGGTGACATCCGCGACGAGTTCGACGAACACGAGCCCTCGATCCGGGAGCGCTCTGACGGGACGTACGTCGTCGACGGAGGCGTCACCGTGACGGCCCTCAACGACCGCCTCGACACGGAGATCGCGGCGGACAAAGTCGATACCGTGGGCGGCACCGTGCTCGAACGACTGGGCCAGGTACCGGACGTCGGCGACGACGTCACCGTCGGCGACCGCACCCTCACCGTCGACGCCGTCGACGGGAACCGGATCACCTCGGTGATCGTCAGCCCCGGCGAGACGACGGACTCCGACTGA